The region GGTCACAATGTACTAACTTAATGTTTAACTTTGGAACATATTTGAAGGATGTATAAGTTATCTGATAGAAAATACTTCCTTATTTTAGAGGTATATCCTACTTCATGGCAGATTCAGCagcattaaaagtaaaaattaatggCAAACTACACCAGTTCTAAGATTATCTACTTTGTGCACAAGAACACACACAGCTACACAGTGGTCTCGGAGATCCCAGTGTTGTCATGGTCGCTCAGGATATAATTTCTCACAGGTTCATACCATTATTTGCTTCTCACTACATAAAAGGGCAAATTTCTGTCGCTGTTTTCTTTCACACATATACCAAAGGGGTATGTTAGGAACTTTGGAAACTCAGTGGTAACTTTGCTACCAGGCTTCCAGTTCAAGTGATGCTCAATTTCAAGGTACAGGGAAATGAGGACAGAAAGTTGTCACGATGCAATTTCTACTCAGAGAGATTTATTATCTCTACATACTTGTAATTATTCTTGCCATTCCAACATCTTTGCTATACATTTTCCAAAGTAGGAGAAATTAAGTGTCTAGGGTTACCACCAATGAGATTTTATACACATCAGAAAATTATGTTTTATCTAGCTCCTTAAATGTTCCTCTCAAAAAGATTGCTGAAGAAGTGGGAAGTGTCGGGCTCTAAGAGACAGCATTATAAGCCATGCAGAAATACAGCTTAAGTGCCCATGTAGAACAGGATACTCTGGATAACCAAAAGGGACTCCATGGGACAGTGGCATCAAAACATTCTGCTTTCAAGCAAGTATCTCAGAACTAAACACCTAAAATTTAGAGGATTTTATTTGGCTTATAGATATATTAAAAGAGTTTCCTCTGATAAAAGCTCATGACCTAAGTGGTAGCTTTATTAGCAAATTGGAAGTCTACAGTTATAGTTAAACTTCTCACTGTGACATTCGTTACTAATTCCTGAACCTGTACTCTTCAGTTTACACCACAGTGACTTCTGTAATGAAAAGAGAAAGTGGTTTTGGAGTCATCCACCCCggagtttgaattctggctctaccTCTCAATTACCAGATGACTTCAGGCAAAGTACTTAACCACTCCAAGCCTTATTTCCCTTCTCTGTAAAAGACAAAATATCTTAAAGGCTCGCTGTATAGACTAAATGGATATAATGTACAATGAGGGCACTCAACTAATGTTGGTTCTCTTACCTATGTTTCTGTAAACCAGATCTGCTTACACATGATTAAAGAACAGTATTCTGAGTTTGTTGTTGTTCTCTCAGAAGAACAAGCTGGTTGGAGTCATATACTAAAACCTCGACAGGCCGAATGAACCTCTGGCCtaagttagaaaaatatttaaggcTAACATGCAATTTATACCTTTCAGATCCTGTCCTGACAGCAAACAGGTGGCTTTAGCCTCCTCTATGCAGCATGGGTCTCCTTTCAGGGGAACTAAATGGACTCTCTTTACCACACCcaccccactctcacctccagttTTTAAAAGGCTGAGTACCGCGCTCGGTCCACATACTGCTCCCGCTCATACCGGGCCATGTCATACAGAGAATTCCGTGCAGCTGCTGAAGCCTGAGACAGCTCACTCTCTGGCCCATAACCGTATCCCTCTCCAACTGTGGGGAGCACAGCTGCAGCACGACGCAGGGGGCTCCTGTCCCTTCCATAATAGGAGGAAGTGGTGGCAGCGGCAGCAGCCATAGCAGCTGAGGTGGCAGCAGCGCCTGAATTCGGCAACAGGTGTCTGTCGTAGGGATCAACAGAAGTGGAGTTGAGGTGACTGGTCACAGCTGTGCCCTGGACTTGCGGCAGATGGGACATGGTCTGCTCTGCATAGTTGTACGcagaagctgctgctgctgctgccactgcctcgTAAGAACGGACTCGGTAACGCTTATAGTAGTCGAGTGCTCCATATGCGTCGTTGTAATACATGGATTCCCCGTAGCCCATGGTGTAAGGTGTGCGCACTGCTCCATACTGTTCATTATATTGCTCGGTAAAGTCTGCCACACGACCCGTACGATCTACTGGGCACTCTTTGGACCAGTGCCCCTCTTTCCCACACCGATAGCAGCCGCTCTGGTCTCCCATCCCGGGCGCAGTCCTAAGCCGGCTGGTGGACAACTGCACGTGCATTCGTTTGCCTTGAGGAAACAGATGTAAGAAGATTTATTATAACTCACTGACATTCTTTATCCTCCCCAAAATGAAAGCGAACTAGTTGGCAAAAGacacacatacgtacacacacTCCTGCGACCCTATTTCAGCAATCCCCTCCAAAAGAAGTTAAAGTTTTAATACAGGTGAGAGCTAGAAAATTTGAGCCCTCAGAAACCAGTCAATACTTTCTACTTGCACCAGTAGACCGATggattccctcctcctcctgtctcTACAACTTTATTCTCCCCAACACAGAAACTGAGAAAATTTCCACTTTTCACTATAAAGAATATCATTATTTGTAACGATTTCAAAACCTTACAATTTCCCCAAATCAAACATCCAACAAAACCTGTTACGCCAGAGGAAAGCATCTTACCAAcctttcattgatttattcaggGCCCCATGAGGCCTGAGCATTTACTGTAGCTTAAAAACCACAGCAATATTCTGTCCATCTTGCGTCCTCCAGCCATTTTTGCAGGTATCACCAGAAGGCTGTGATGGGTATACAAATCATACTTGGCTCACCATCTGCTTCATCTCCAGTACCTCTAGGAGTTAGTTATATGACCCTCCAGATTTCAACCCCACCCATGCCCACTTTTTTCAGCAAGGGTGAATCCATGCCTACTGTGGAAAAGAAAACTACTTGACCAAGGTCTCTGAACAGCAAGAATTAGGTCTCAAAACAGTACTGGTTTCTCAGGGATGGTGTTTCCATGCAACGGAATGATCAGTATTTCATCCTGCCATGTAGTTTATAATTCTTTATAGGGGATTATCACTTGTTAGAAAAATACAGCTTTTACCTAAAGGCCTCTGGGCACCCATACAAACAAGCCACATCCATACTTCTAGGAAATGACCAGCACTAGGAACAGCTAAGAGAAGAAACAATCTATGCCCTGGGCTTGTGTACCATCAAGCCCAGGGACCCTTACTAATGAAAGCATCCAAGGTCTTTAAAAAGCAGTTTGAGAAAAGGCATATTCTTGGCAGTATTTAGCACCAAACTGCCTAAGACTTTGGAGATCAAGTCAATGCTCTTCAAATTGTAGCCAAAAGGCAGCCAgtacagatgtagagaacaagaGCTTCGCATCACTCTTAAGGGCTGCTCCGAACAAATCCCCCCTCCGCGATCAGCAAGTTGATCTCTCTGTAACAGACCTTGTTCTGGATGCAGCTATGCGATAGGAGGCCTCGTGCTCCACCATCCTGTTGGAAACAGCCCGATTCAGGACGGCAGCCAGAACAGCGCCATGCACTGACCCTGAGAGGGGAGCGGGTTAGTGCAGTAACATCACTTTAGTCACACTCAGTTCTGCCCAATGTCTAACATTCCTACCACCCCAGTTTCTAGTAGCTGCTGCCTTAAAACTTTCTCTTTCGCAGAAACAAAGGTGCTCAGGTTTTGACTTCCAGCTGCAGAGAGGCAGCATCCACCAAAACCACCGATACAGTCAACAGATAACAAATGGCAATAAAGCAGCATTTAGCCATTCCATTGTTTTCAGAGATTTAGATACACACATTCTTAGAAGTTATTACAGACTAAATGCTAACTGTGCttagaacagaaacagatttttgCCCCAATTTATATACCAAATGTGGAGTTCCCTGTAATTCAGACTGGAGGACTATAAGTTACTTGTCTCTCAGACATGCATGGTGATACTAATCTGTGTGGTGGACACAAAGTGTGCTTTTATTCTGAAGTCACTATAACCATGCCACTCTAAAAAGCAGCCAATCAAGAGACCCAGAAGtacattttttaaggaaaatattccAATTTTACTTGCTCTTTTATAGATTATGGGTCCATTTTTTTGATTAACAAaactcagtgatttttttttccctcgatGTTTCTATTACTACATCCAATCTTCACCCCTGGTTTATTTAGAGTAGAACTCTTAAGTTTATACACTTCTCTGGTAGCTGTGAAAAGGATTTAGGTAGAAAAAATTTTCACCTCGAACTGAAAATCTGCAACAGAAATAAcaggtctgtttgtttttttgccccACATAATCTTTCCGAAGGTCGTGACAAGACTTTTAATTTAAATACCTAAAGTTcttataataactgaaaactactGTGCTTCTCTATTAACTTACGGAACCAGGGCAAAGAAAAGAGAGATTAAATCCTACCACTCTACTACATCTGTAGATGCCAAAAGCTTAAAGATGTTCTGACATCTCCAAAAGTTACTAAAATGTGTTACCATTTCCCAGAAAACCAGCCCaataaaagtgttttcttttgaaaactgGAACAGAAAAGAGTATTAAAATGCTAAAAGGTGGGCAACTAGGGATCCTCATTGCTGAGCTCCTATTGAGTGCCACGATCTAGAGATGATTAGGGATGTAGCTGACGCACATCTGTACTCCAATTTAATGCTTGTTTACATAttggggaaaaacaaaacctctGAACTCTTACGTATCATTCCCAATTCACCTGCCTGAATGGTTACTTGGGAACAGCTTCTTTAGGGTCTTCCAATGCAAACTGCTAACTCAGTAGCGGTTCAGTTCAATGCTGCTTGTGGAGAGGAAACAGATCTTAAAAGACCCAGGTGAACTCAGATTCTGCTGCTTCCTCTTAGAAGTCATACAGTGCAGAAGCCTAAATGGCAGCCATTAACATATGAAGGTTCAAAAGATGCCCAAAGTGGCACTCTTAAGAGGCTCCCTTCATTAGGAGATGACTGAAAAGGCTTTATGGAAAAATGTGACAAACTGGTGCCTAGAGTGTATTTTGTGTAAAACTGCAACTTATTACTCAATGTTAATCTTGTCACCTGGAAAAAAAACAGAGCTGGTTATAAAAATGCCTGTATATGTAACTCATTGTTGAGTGCTTTCTCCAGACCCaggctaagaaaatgaagatcaaataaaggattctttttttcttcaataacattttaaaagaatctcaGGGATCATTGTGTTACTCAGATACCCATTTCCTAAAGtaagcagggagggtatagctcaagtggtaaagcgcatgcctagcatgcatgaagccctgggttcaacccccagtacctccattaaaaaaaataataaaataaataaacctaattacctcaaatACCCCCCAAACAAATAATTAAGCCCACTGTATTAAAACACACATTCTTTCCAAGCCAATTCCCCTCAATTAACTGACTTCCATATACATACTTTTGCCCCAttcttttaattgtatattaaaaagGTAAGAACATGCAGTATTACACTAGAATATCTCTGCAGTATGTGTCTGACTTTAACTGCATTCTTTCTACATTTTCCTTGTTACCTGTCAAGAGAGAAACCCTATATCCAACACTGTCCATTCatgagcccctcccccaccaaatgaAAGTaactaagaatatttttaaagttgtctGAAGTGCAACAGctttccaaaataataaaagaaaaacaaatataaataaggaatactatcacattttaaaataagtttctaaCCATAATAGGAACATGCTCATTATTGCAAACACCACTCACCTTTCATCACACAGTGCTTTTACTGTCAAAACACTTCCACATCTATTACCTTATTCTAGCCTCACTATCATCCTGTGAGGGAGGTACGGCAGGAATCATTAACTCTATTTCATAAGTGGggaaaatgaagcacagagaggttaaaacaCTTGTCTGAAGTCATACGACAAGTTACGGGTAGCAAGTATCTACAACTTCTGCCCTGTGCTTTAAAAGAGCAGCTAAAGGCCAGAGATACTTGACACACCATTTGCAATCTCCACTATTTGCAAAAACTTTTCTGGCCAacttttcttctccatttcttttctcaCTGTTTTCTAGATTTAGTAGAGGACCCTTAAGTACTTCTTGACAACCCTTTTAATGGCCCTCAGTGAAAAATGGTCTTAATTTATGAACCTGAAAAGTAGCTGTAAACAAACGCGATCCAAAATGATACTGCCAACAAAAAACTTGTAGAACAGCACTGtacaacagaactttctgtgatgatggaaacatTCTACATCTGTGctaatacagtagccactagccttGTATGACTTGATTGCTTACAATGTGTGCAGCAGAACTatgaaactaaattttaaaatttatttaatttcaatttaatagTCACACATGGCTGCCATATTAGCACAGTTCTAGACATCCTTCAGACAACCTCTTGTGATATTAATGACAACATATTTACCTTTATTAATGACATAAATAATACGATATGAAAGTCCGTACCAGAATCTCCTCAGAAGCAGGACCATCATTTCTATTCAAcctaatatttttagaaatttcctttttttcttttagggttAAATAATAGTAGGTAGAGTAGAATAGTCTATGGCATGGTTTTTGGCTCTGCTTGTATAGTTCAGACTGAACAAATCTGAGTGCTCAAGATACTCCCCCAAATCCAAATTCCCTAACCAgatttataaaatagagattactCTAGGCGTCTTTGTTCTTTCCCACCACAACCCATCACCCAAGGCAGTAAAGAATATAAATCCTAATCATTTAAACTCTCAAATACAACACTTCCTCACCATAACAAAAGAAGCCAAAGACCTTTATCCTCCCTTCTCCCATAAGGTGCTCATTTGCCCAGCAGATTAAACGTCCAATAACACTCAAATGAATGAAGCCTGCAGGATAAAGTAACCCACTAAAGTTGTTGAGGAACATCTTAGCAAATCTGAAAAGGAGTGTTTGCCTCCCCAAGAGTAGGCTGTGCTTAAGAGTGGGACACATACAATCTTTCCATTATTTCCAgctaaaatagaaaacagaatggaagGGTCCTGTGTTCTTCCCTCTGTCTAGAGCTACACCCCATTCAGTTCTGCCACCCAGGCCCCAGAGCAGTTCACCTTGAAACTCTGTGTTGTCAAGGCCCCTGATGGCCTCCACTGCGTCCTCTGCCCGCTCCATGTGTACGAAGGCGTAATCTTTCACGATGTCACACTCGATGACTGGACCGTACTCCTCAAACTTGGCCCGAAGCTCTTGGTTGGTACAAGTAGGACTGATGTTGCCTACGTGCAACTTGGTTGAAGCTTTGCTCTTATTCTTGCTGGCTTCCACGTTGATGTTCACCCCGTGCAGCTTGTAGTGGTGCAGGTTGCGTATGGCATCCTCGGCCGCCGTCTTGTCCTCTATGTGCACAAAGCCGTAGTTCTTAATGATGTCACATTCCAGCACCTTCCCATACTGCTCGAAGAGTGAGCGGATCTCCTGCTCTGTGGCCTCCCGGGGCAGGTTTCCGATGAACAGCTTCACCATCCTGACAAGAGCCTAGGAGAGAAGAAATGAGATTTCCAAAAGTTAGGGGTGGAGAGGAGGATTTCAGTGCACTGCATTTCGGATCAAGCCTCCAAAGTTCTTGGCACCTTTAAGATCCTCACACACGCgttcattattttttcagtagCAGGAAAAAGGTTTGCTCTTTAGTAGTGGAGCTGTGTGTGACACGCAAACAGGTCGGGTGTCAGCATGCACTGCCTAGTCCATTATCTCCGTGAAATAAGGTGCATTTTAAGTAACAAGGTTAGCTTAAAATACTCTTTTTAGGGGGCCAGTAGAAGAAGAGCCCAAGCCAGGGGGCAAGAGGCATATATATCTGACTGTCCCTGGTAACAAGGTTTTGGAGGGAAATCTCTGAACCTCTTCTCCGTGCGCCATCACTTCTCAAGATGCTCTAAGAATAAAAAGGCCTCCTTGGCCCCAAACCGAGGCCCCTTCCCCCAGCAGCCCAACTTCAGTTCGTTCGCCCCAACAAAGACTCGACCcgacccctgccccgccccctccagagacccggccccgcctcctcccGTTGTATTCCCCGGACCTCCCGCAGCAAGAGGAGAAACCCAAACCTCGGGCCATCCCCGTCCGCCGGGGGCCCGGCCCGACCCGCTCCCAGGTTCCCCACACACCCACAAGACCCCCTCGCACCtccggtggcggcggcggcagcggcggctccCGCGTCAGAGAGAACCCTACAAAATGGCGACGGCCGCTCGAGCCTCGGCGCGACCGGGCCCTTTCTCGCGCGCCAGCTCACGCACGCGCGGGTGCGcgctgccctcctcccctccccctcgcGGGAGCCAGGCGACCAATCCCGCGGCCGCATACAAATGGATGCCCAGGGCTTGGCTCCCAGATCGGGGCGGGGCCAGCTGGTGACGGCGCTGCGGAGCGGAGGTCAGCCCGCCCCCTGCCTGGGCTAGCCAATCACCACCTTGGAAGGTGGGGGCCGGCGTTCATACGTCAGAAGGGCTCTGGACGCAACCACTACCTTGATGAAATCAGAATCCCGGGAGAGTCACCAACCATCACAATGGATCGTGCTATTGGGCCGGCTAGGGGAGGGCGGCAGCTGATGACAAAGGGTTATCTCACTGGCTCCCCTAAAAGGGGGTTTTCTTAGCGGCCTGGTCAGCCGCTGGCTGCTTGGGACAACATTTTGGGAATACAGGCGCGCAACATTTTAAGCAAACCTAGTCTTTTTTTGGTAAGAgcttttaaacataatttttaaaaatttaattgcaaACATGTTATTCATTGGTGAGGCAACTTGAGAGCCaaagatggcagagctgggatagcTCTAAGAGACATTTTCTGCAGGCTACATTTAATCAGCTGTGTTTTGTCCTGTGTATACGAAGGTTAGTTATCTCTCTTTAGCCAGAGAATTAAGCACTAATTGTATGTCCTTCACAGTGCCTGGTCCGTGATGAGCACACCAAAGGAATATTTGGTGCAGAGCCCAgagaggttttttgtggggggcggggggcgggtaGGGTAGAGTCTCCACGTCCACATCAAGCTGCTCGAGGACTGGGCAACTGAGTCCCCGGTCACTTTCTAGCTTTCAAAATTCAGCTGTGGTCCAAGGGCACCTCCTGGTGGcaaaaaggaaactataaaggTGGATTACTCACGGCCACCTTTGAACAAAGAAAAGACATTTATGGAGATTAATGGACTGAGCTCATCTCCAAGTGGAGCATGCCAGGGTGATTGTTAGTCAACATTCCTCATTGCTATTCTTTCTCCTATCAGGCACAAATACCCCAGGctgccctcttcctccccaaCTACTTTGATTTGTTTCTTTCACTGAATTCTTTGTTTCTCAGCAATTTCAGAAGAGGCACCGTCCTTCCAATTTTGATAACACACATGTCTCCCCCTAATTCTGTGTACCTCTCCTGTTCCCTTCTCCTCTTGGTCGTTTCCAGTTTCTCTCTACACTCAGAGTTTTAAAGCATATATAGGGACCTCCTTGCTCATTACTGAAATAGCTTTCATCTTCACTATTACTGTTTTCTAATTTGGGTTTTTCCCCTGTGTACCGGGACTTCGCAAATAGAGAGTGTGAACCTGCTGTCCCTTACCTTGGTATAcactgtattttgtgttctttcctCCTCTCCAATTCCCCAGGTTTTCTGAAGTCACCAAAACGGATGTCCTTTGAACAGTTTTCACCGTTCtaaaattttcattcattcaccatcCTTTTCTCATGGGTTTTTATACTGTTCCTTCTCATAGCTCTGACTGCACAATTCCATCTCCTTCTCCTCACCTATTTCCCCATTCTTATTTATTCCCTTTtacctcccttccctttccctcagAGGCAACCATTAAATGAATTTcgtattattttctttgtattatttcttgCAAGACATGTCTTTTTAGTGCAtattttgcttttgctgttttaaaaaatgatttattgtGGACATTTCAAAAAGGCACAAGTAGTGAATATTATCAATTCCTATGGAGTCCTTACTCAGATTTGACAATTATCAACATTTTGCTGATCTTATTTAACGTAGCCCCTCTACTTTTGTGTGTGCATGTCAGGATGGGGGTGGCCtggagttttttatatatatcatTTTGCTTGTAATGATTTCACTATCTGCCTCTAATTAAAATATCAGCTCTATGCTAtactaatatataatatttatattcagaTTTCCCCTAGATTGTTGCAAGTATATCTTTTTACATTGGGTTTCTTCTAATATGAATGTAAACAATGTCCACCCATTGTACATTTGGGTAAATTAATTTATGCAAGTGTTTATGTAAACTGTGTTGTATAGCTCATTGTTTCTTACTTTTTTCACATAAACGCTATGTTTCTGTGTGATAACTAACTACTAATACTCCATTGTGCAACCACCATATTTACCAGTCTCCCAGTATAGGACACGCAGATTGCCTCAAACTCC is a window of Vicugna pacos chromosome 10, VicPac4, whole genome shotgun sequence DNA encoding:
- the RBM4B gene encoding RNA-binding protein 4B isoform X1, whose translation is MAHGEEALVRMVKLFIGNLPREATEQEIRSLFEQYGKVLECDIIKNYGFVHIEDKTAAEDAIRNLHHYKLHGVNINVEASKNKSKASTKLHVGNISPTCTNQELRAKFEEYGPVIECDIVKDYAFVHMERAEDAVEAIRGLDNTEFQGKRMHVQLSTSRLRTAPGMGDQSGCYRCGKEGHWSKECPVDRTGRVADFTEQYNEQYGAVRTPYTMGYGESMYYNDAYGALDYYKRYRVRSYEAVAAAAAASAYNYAEQTMSHLPQVQGTAVTSHLNSTSVDPYDRHLLPNSGAAATSAAMAAAAATTSSYYGRDRSPLRRAAAVLPTVGEGYGYGPESELSQASAAARNSLYDMARYEREQYVDRARYSAF
- the RBM4B gene encoding RNA-binding protein 4B isoform X2, which translates into the protein MVKLFIGNLPREATEQEIRSLFEQYGKVLECDIIKNYGFVHIEDKTAAEDAIRNLHHYKLHGVNINVEASKNKSKASTKLHVGNISPTCTNQELRAKFEEYGPVIECDIVKDYAFVHMERAEDAVEAIRGLDNTEFQGKRMHVQLSTSRLRTAPGMGDQSGCYRCGKEGHWSKECPVDRTGRVADFTEQYNEQYGAVRTPYTMGYGESMYYNDAYGALDYYKRYRVRSYEAVAAAAAASAYNYAEQTMSHLPQVQGTAVTSHLNSTSVDPYDRHLLPNSGAAATSAAMAAAAATTSSYYGRDRSPLRRAAAVLPTVGEGYGYGPESELSQASAAARNSLYDMARYEREQYVDRARYSAF
- the RBM4B gene encoding RNA-binding protein 4B isoform X3; translation: MAHGEEALVRMVKLFIGNLPREATEQEIRSLFEQYGKVLECDIIKNYGFVHIEDKTAAEDAIRNLHHYKLHGVNINVEASKNKSKASTKLHVGNISPTCTNQELRAKFEEYGPVIECDIVKDYAFVHMERAEDAVEAIRGLDNTEFQGSVHGAVLAAVLNRAVSNRMVEHEASYRIAASRTRQTNARAVVHQPA
- the RBM4B gene encoding RNA-binding protein 4B isoform X4; amino-acid sequence: MAHGEEALVRMVKLFIGNLPREATEQEIRSLFEQYGKVLECDIIKNYGFVHIEDKTAAEDAIRNLHHYKLHGVNINVEASKNKSKASTKLHVGNISPTCTNQELRAKFEEYGPVIECDIVKDYAFVHMERAEDAVEAIRGLDNTEFQGWWSTRPPIA